The Impatiens glandulifera chromosome 8, dImpGla2.1, whole genome shotgun sequence genome includes a window with the following:
- the LOC124912391 gene encoding phosphomethylpyrimidine synthase, chloroplastic: MASAQAIFTSALSSRSNCSSLSKLSNSTFLSGFDIVGSVVISRKNQFISPAATLTFDPPTTNSETKKQRKHTVDPAAPDFLPLPSFEQCFPKSTKENKEIIHEPSGHVLKVPFRRIHLSGDEPHFDTYDTSGPQNINPREGLPKLRKEWIDRREKLGGERFTQMFYAKQGIITEEMAYCAARENLDPEFVRSEVARGRAIIPSNKRHLELEPMIVGRNFLVKVNANIGNSAVVSSIEEEVHKLQWATMWGADTIMDLSTGRHIHETREWILRNSAVPVGTVPIYQALEKVDGIAENLTWEVFRETLIEQAEQGVDYFTIHAGVLLRYIPLTAKRMTGIVSRGGSIHAKWCLAYHKENFAYEHWDDILDICNQYDISLSIGDGLRPGSIYDANDTAQFAELLTQGELTRRAWKKDVQVMNEGPGHIPLHKIPENMQKQLEWCNEAPFYTLGPLTTDIAPGYDHITSAIGAANIGALGTALLCYVTPKEHLGLPNRDDVKVGVISYKISAHAADLAKSHPHAQAWDDALSKARFEFRWMDQFALSLDPMTAMSYHDETLPSDGAKVAHFCSMCGPKFCSMKITEDVRKYAAEHGYGDAEEALIEGMNAMSAEFLAAKKTISGEQHGEVGGEIYLPVEYVNSMKN; the protein is encoded by the exons ATGGCCTCAGCACAAGCGATATTCACGTCAGCTCTATCCAGTAGGAGCAACTGTTCTTCACTTTCAAAGCTCTCGAACAGCACTTTCTTATCTGGTTTTGACATTGTTGGGAGTGTGGTTATTTCAAGAAAGAACCAATTTATAAGCCCTGCAGCAACATTGACCTTTGATCCACCAACTACGAATTCGGAGACTAAAAAACAAAGGAAACACACAGTTGATCCTGCTGCTCCTGATTTCCTCCCACTTCCGTCTTTTGAACAATGTTTCCCTAAGAGCACAAAGGAGAACAA GGAAATCATTCATGAACCATCTGGTCATGTCCTCAAAGTTCCATTCAGAAGAATCCATCTTTCTGGAGATGAACCGCATTTTGACACTTATGATACAAGTGGACCACAAAACATAAACCCGCGTGAAG GTCTCCCCAAATTGCGCAAAGAATGGATTGATAGGCGGGAGAAGTTAGGTGGAGAAAGGTTCACTCAAATGTTCTATGCCAAACAGGGAATCATAACCGAGGAAATGGCGTATTGTGCTGCTCGTGAGAATCTCGATCCCGAATTTGTAAGGTCTGAGGTTGCTCGTGGTCGTGCTATTATCCCTTCAAACAAGAGACACTTAGAATTGGAACCCATGATCGTTGGAAGAAACTTCTTGGTAAAAGTTAACGCAAACATAGGAAATTCTGCTGTTGTGAGCTCCATCGAAGAAGAAGTTCACAAACTCCAATGGGCAACCATGTGGGGGGCAGACACTATCATGGATCTCTCCACTGGTCGACACATCCACGAAACCCGAGAGTGGATCCTCCGCAACTCGGCTGTACCTGTTGGCACGGTTCCCATTTACCAAGCACTGGAGAAAGTTGACGGAATTGCAGAGAACTTGACTTGGGAAGTCTTCAGGGAAACTTTGATTGAGCAAGCAGAACAGGGTGTGGATTACTTCACAATCCATGCCGGTGTTCTGCTTCGATATATTCCCTTAACTGCCAAGCGCATGACTGGAATCGTTTCTCGTGGAGGGTCCATTCATGCGAAATGGTGCTTGGCTTATCATAAGGAGAACTTTGCCTATGAACACTGGGATGATATTCTCGACATATGTAATCAATACGATATATCTCTATCTATTGGTGATGGGTTAAGACCCGGTTCAATTTATGATGCTAACGATACTGCTCAGTTTGCTGAGCTCTTAACTCAAGGAGAATTGACCCGCAGGGCTTGGAAAAAGGACGTGCAg GTTATGAATGAAGGACCAGGGCATATTCCACTTCACAAGATCCCTGAAAACATGCAGAAACAGTTGGAATGGTGTAACGAAGCACCATTCTACACACTTGGGCCATTAACAACAGATATTGCTCCAGGTTACGATCACATCACTTCAGCAATTGGTGCTGCCAATATCGGAGCACTTGGAACAGCTTTGCTTTGTTACGTTACCCCAAAAGAGCACTTGGGCTTACCCAATAGAGACGATGTGAAAGTGGGTGTTATATCGTATAAGATATCAGCTCATGCAGCCGACTTAGCGAAATCCCACCCTCATGCACAAGCTTGGGATGATGCTTTAAGCAAGGCTAGATTTGAGTTTAGGTGGATGGACCAATTTGCATTGTCTCTTGATCCTATGACTGCTATGTCTTATCATGATGAAACTTTGCCTTCCGATGGTGCTAAAGTGGCGCATTTCTGTTCGATGTGTGGTCCTAAATTCTGTTCCATGAAAATCACGGAAGATGTGAGGAAGTATGCTGCTGAACATGGTTATGGAGATGCTGAAGAAGCACTGATAGAAGGAATGAATGCCATGAGTGCAGAATTCTTAGCTGCGAAGAAGACAATTAGCGGCGAGCAACATGGTGAAGTTGGTGGAGAAATCTACTTGCCTGTAGAGTATGTCAATTCCATGAAGAATTAA
- the LOC124912310 gene encoding uncharacterized protein LOC124912310, translating to MEGNGRPNRSDIHISKEDEAKIEEETREYFNGLAPKRHTKPQRSEYSLQYVDSTDGSIPELTVFQKLEHDDNQKLDYKGGEVSSEEFTETEYYKDLNSIDKQHHTTGKGFIKTDNCNCFSLTPDPVTITCHPSCRGNPATNDWIPAEIDDKVSFASSDKPNRSEN from the exons atgGAAGGAAACGGGAGGCCAAATCGAAGCGACATTCACATTtcaaaggaagatgaagcgaaAATCGAAGAAGAAACAAGAGAGTATTTCAACGGATTAGCTCCAAAACGTCATACCAAGCCACAACGCAGTGAATACTCTCTTCAATACGTAGATTCTACCGACGGATCCATTCCAGAGCTTACAGTGTTCCAGAAACTCGAACACGACGATAATCAG AAACTAGATTACAAAGGCGGTGAAGTATCATCTGAAGAATTCACTGAAACAGAGTATTACAAAGATCTGAATAGTATTGACAAACAACATCACACT ACTGGAAAAGGATTCATCAAGACGGATAACTGTAACTGCTTCAGTCTTACGCCAGATCCAGTTACGATCACTTGCCATCCTTCTTGCCGTGGAAATCCAGCCACTAATGACTGGATTCCGGCTGAAATCGATGATAAG GTAAGTTTTGCTTCTTCTGATAAGCCGAATCGAAGTGAGAATTGA